The candidate division KSB1 bacterium DNA segment GGCGGTCTCTGGGTGGCCGGCATCCGCGATGACGGAACGATCATGGCGACGACTGGGGCGATGGATATCCCATTTCTCATCGATATCGCCTCGGGATTTGAATTTACCAATTCTGCAGATCCGAACGATGTTGTCAAAGAGCGATCGTCTTTGGTCAATTCCCCTTTTTATCACCCCGAGGCGATCAGCCATCAGGATTTTATCTGCGATTACACCGATACCAACATTTATATACCAGAGTTGCAGAACGCTCGCATCCCCAACCATACGCCCATGGGAATTGTGGTCCATCAAGAAAGCTATGCCTGGAACTATCCCTTCGCCGATGATTTCGTGATTTTGAACTATACGATCAAAAATGTCAGTCGCCATACATTTTTCAATGTCTATATCGGCCTCTGGGCTGACTTGGTGGTCCGTAACGTCAATATCACTCCGCCTCGGATCGGCAGTGCTTTCTACTCCCACGTGGGCAATGGGTATAACGATTCGCTTCGCCTCGCCTACGCGTATGATTACGACGGTGACCCGGGTTTTACTGACCCAGGCTTATATGTCGGTTTGAAAATTCTGGGTGCTACTCCCCAGGCCAACGACACCAGCTATCGAGTTAATAGCATTTATAACGCCTGGTTGTTCCGCAACACGCAGGATCCGACCTTTTTCTCGCCCGCAGATGACATCAAACGATATCAAAAGATGTCGCAAGGCCTTCCCCCTGCTGGAATGGACATCATCAAAACCACGCCTGGGAACTATATGACGCTGATCTCAACGGGTCCATTCGCAAGATTTGATCCAGATTCATCCATTAATGTGGCCATTGCTGTTGTTTGTGGCCCTAAATACGGGCTGGAGCCGACGAAATTGGACACGCGAGAGAGCAAGACCTATTTTTATATTAATGCGGGTTGGGCGCAAACCGCCTACAATGGCGAAGATCGCAACGGCAATGGGATCCTGGACCCTTCAGAAGATCTAAATAACAACGGTATCTTAGATCCAGGTGAGGACCGCAATGGCAATGGGATATTGGACCTCGGTGAAGATATCAATGGAGATGGCAAGCTGACGCGATATGTTTTGCCCACTCCCCCATCGCCACCTAAATTTCGAGTCGTGCCGGGAGATCGGAAAGTGACCATCTATTGGTCGAATAACTCAGAACGCTCCAGAGACCTGATCACTGGGGAAAAAGATTTTGAGGGATATCGAATTTATCGGACCCAATTGGGGGAGGATCTGCCTGGCCGCGATCTGCTGAGTTCGCTCATTCTCATCGCCGATTTCGATTCCATCGACGGAATCGGCTATGATACCGGATTCAAATATATCCGGCTTGCGTCGGATTCTCTGGTATTTTTTGAAGACGAAATTTCCAATGGGGATACCTTGTTCTATCACTATCGTTTCGTCAATGACAATTTGCTGAATGGCTGGCAATATGCGTACGCGGTTACCGCTTATGATCGTGGGGATCCAGTGAATAGGCTGGAAAGCTTGGAAAGCAGTGCGTTGACCAGTATCGTCCGAGTGCTGCCTGGGACGCCCGCAGTTTCAGATCCATCGATAAAGCGATCAGTTTGGGTCTATCCGAATCCATATCGCGCCCATGCCGCCTGGGACGGAACATTGGAGCGCGATCGGAAGATCTATTTCTGCAATTTACCTCCATATTGTGAGGTTCGTATTTTCACGTTAGCCGGGGACTTAGTAGATAGATTTATTCATCAAAGCAATAGCTATGATGGCAATGACATCCAATGGTTTCAAAAGTTCGCTCGGGGCAAGACTATCTTTGCTGGTGGCGAGCATGCTTGGGATCTAGTGACTAAGGACGATCAAGCCATCGCGACTGGTCTTTATTTATTTACAGTGGAAGATTTGAACTCCGGCGAAATTCAAACTGGCAAATTTTTAGTGATCAAATAATCTTCAGCAACACAATTAAAGATATCTGCAAAATACGAAATTATCAAACTGTCTCTGTCATTTCTGCGGTTGGAAAAGTCCTCATGATCAGAAAACTGAGGAGATTCTCATCCCTCAGACAGCCGACAGTATGAGCATAGATGTTCAAAATTAAAATATCAGCCATAAGTCTTAACTTCAACATCAAGAGGAGATGGTGTCAATGAATAAAATTTTGCTACCACTTTTTCTGCTAATTCTGCTGCTGGTTTCATCGGCCGTTTTTGGTCAGACGATTGCCAGCTATGACACGGTTACCATCCATGATATCCAGTTCGTTCCTCCAGAATCATTAGCCGTTGGTCAAGATAATTCGCCATGGCTTGGCGACACAATAATTGTTGAGGGCATTATGGCCACTGGACCGCGGGATATCTGGATTGGGGCGCGCTGGTCCGCCATCATTGTGGATGAAAAAGGCGGGCCATGGAGCGGGCTCCAAGTAGTGCAAGAGGATACCACCCAACAAGGGACACTTTTTTCTGCGCTCAAAAAGGGCTATAAAGTCCGATTGACAGGCCGCGTGGCGGAGTTCTCTTACGTCGCTGGCCCTTCGCATACCGAAGTTTTTTTAATCGATAAACCTCCGATCCCGGTTGAATTATTAGGGTACGGTTACAAGATTCCAGAACCGACCTTGCTCACATGCGCTGATCTTGCACCAAAAGTGGGCGAGCCTTACGAAAATTGTTACGTCCGAATCGAGAATGCCACAGTCATCAATAATGCTGCACCAGGGAACCAGATGCTGATCGCTGATGCCACAGGGCAACTGATCGTGGATGACTGGGGGAAGGGCTTATATGACAGTCTTCGCAACGGTAGATACCGTTGGCCGGCCAATGGTACCATGATCAACATTAAAGGTTTTGTTCGCGAAGATCCCAATGGACTGGGCTATCAACTTGGGCCCATGAGCTCTGCGGATATCACCATTCTGACCAATCCGCCGCGCATTTCCAATGTGGTACGCCAACCCGCAGCCCCAACTTCCAACGATGATGTCCTTGTAACAGCAACCATCAAAGACATTGATGGAACAGTGGCCTATGCCAATATTCGCTACAAAGTGAATGATGGCGCTTGGCTCTTAGGTCGAATGACGCCCGCCGATACCATTTATACCGGCAAAATTCCAAAGCAACCGGATGGGAGCATGGTTCAATATTTCATCATCTCGGCAGACAACAATGGTCATCTATCCATGATGCCGGGGGACACATCCTCGAGCAAATACTTTTATGTGGTCCGCGACGGAGGATTGACAATTCGAGATTTGCAATGGACCCCATTTCGCAACGGCGTCTCCCCCTATGTGGGCTATCAAGTGACCGTCACTGGTGTGGTGACCGCCTCCCCAGATGATATTCTGGGTGACTATGTGATCCAGAATGGTCGGGAACCGTGGAGTGGAATTCTCGTCGATGATGCGGCTAATTTGCCGATGCGGGGCGATTCGGTTCGCGTGACGGGGACCGTGGTCGAATACTATAATTATACCACGCTTTCCTCGGTTACCGCATTCGAGATATTGAGCTCTGGCCATTATGTGGAGCCCCTTGTCTTGAAGACTGGTCAGGCCAGAGATGG contains these protein-coding regions:
- a CDS encoding T9SS type A sorting domain-containing protein, translated to MNKILLPLFLLILLLVSSAVFGQTIASYDTVTIHDIQFVPPESLAVGQDNSPWLGDTIIVEGIMATGPRDIWIGARWSAIIVDEKGGPWSGLQVVQEDTTQQGTLFSALKKGYKVRLTGRVAEFSYVAGPSHTEVFLIDKPPIPVELLGYGYKIPEPTLLTCADLAPKVGEPYENCYVRIENATVINNAAPGNQMLIADATGQLIVDDWGKGLYDSLRNGRYRWPANGTMINIKGFVREDPNGLGYQLGPMSSADITILTNPPRISNVVRQPAAPTSNDDVLVTATIKDIDGTVAYANIRYKVNDGAWLLGRMTPADTIYTGKIPKQPDGSMVQYFIISADNNGHLSMMPGDTSSSKYFYVVRDGGLTIRDLQWTPFRNGVSPYVGYQVTVTGVVTASPDDILGDYVIQNGREPWSGILVDDAANLPMRGDSVRVTGTVVEYYNYTTLSSVTAFEILSSGHYVEPLVLKTGQARDGSPEAESYEGMLLEFHNVTVTDPFPDRPANYGEIVIDDGSGGYRVGDDFSIAYRGNLDSTFALGDKIEKIIGIGNFSFYHYKLDPRNESDIIGHTTGIKQKRVSHELIYDLSQNYPNPFNPTTTIAYRIGKKGAVELSIYNVLGQKIKTLVDEVKPAGNYQVSWDGTNQLGQLVSSGIYFYSLKSGEFIKTNKMVLLR